CAATGTAAAAATGTGAAGAATGTAAAAATGCTTATTTCTATAGAACAGCTACCTGGACACAGTGTAGAACAAACCTGTCAGAGTAGTGAATCTGGGACCCTTCAATCTCCTCTTCACGGAGTGTTATACTAACACTGCTCCATATGTGATACAAAGACACTTGCTCAAAGCCTAAGAAGCATACTGGCGCAAATTTTTCCCGAACCGGAAAGTCTACTGGTTGAGCAGACCTGGTAAGTTGGGAAACTTccaaaactgaaaaaaaggaattataTCTTATATGGACAATATATCCCCacaaaatttataaaaaagattattatgaatttgataatatatatttccCTTAGATGTCGGAGATGCCTCCATAATAATGCCCCTCCCGAAAGCATTCTTACTTAGGACCTGGTACATTCCAAAGACATTCTACTACGTTTGGAGGTCCATTCATCATTTTAAAGCAATCCAAGCGAGATCTAGTTAATGGACGTAAAAAGGCGGGGATTGAGCGTGAGATTGGAGAATAGAAGACTGCACATCAAGCACGAAGAGGGAGGGAACAGGTTGTTCGATTTTGTCGTGAACAAAACAACAGTTTAAGGTTAGGTTCGCAACTGCCAAATTGACTCATACCCATTAAGCCTTCATACTCTTACCATTGCATTTCTGGGCTGTGGCACTACAACTGTTCAGTAAAAGCAAAGAACTGAGGCACGAGAAACAAAGTAAAATCTCACACTTCTTCAAGATTTCCGCcattttttaagaataaaCGACCGCTGACCTGATATTATttaccacaggtataccaaaCCTTCTATGTTCTCTACATGCATTCGAAGCATTGCATGTATTGCCGCTCATATGGAACAGGTGGATCTGatagggcaaaaaaaaaaaaaaaaaaatggcatgaaattttccaattctcaataccTCTGACCAAATTCattattccaaattttaaagaaatttagaagatatgaaatttagatcattagcgagcaaaggcttaatttctgatcagagcccgacttctccctaaaaacgaggagaattcatactacatttgaaaattgcacttaaatcctcatatctcgaagacgaagccattaaaaaaaaactttttgatatgttggttccataacataaggaacctctatgcaaaaaatcaagctTACCAAAgtttaaccagaccttattttgggaaaacttgccaattttttgctctgtcggtGGATCTATTTAAGGGTGGGATTTTCTTAGTGCCTCTGTTCTGATGAGTGAATACAATGTCTTGTAATCCTGGCCGGCTACCCATGAGGTCTTAATACCTTCCCCGATCTCAAAGAATCATGGCCGGGGCTAATTTAGGTGAACCGTCCAGAAACCTCCTGTCGTTTGATTATTTGGTCAATGCAAGGGCTGAAATACTGTGTGTGGTACTCGAAAAGAAGGTTAAACAAGTTAAAGCTGGGTagggggggtggagggggggggggggggggggagagctCATTTTCTGGCCCACAGACTAAATTCTATGTGGTGGAATTCAGGCGCGTGATTTGTAGCATGCCTGAGTGTTCGGTCGATACCTTACACCGGGTTgcaaatagaatcaaaaagcccaaactgtcgcgatctcgtaccagaacaatgaatacaatacaccaaaaactggaaatcagGGCagctgccctgaagaagtcttaataaagacgaaaatttggcagagtcgatttccagtttttggtgtattgtactACACCGGGTTGCTATATACATAAAATGACAGAATAACAGTTTTTCCTTGCAGGATCAAATTTTATTACGTTAAATGGCTCTTATCTGCtaatgtattttattattaaagcTTTTTGACTTCAAACCACCATTCCTTCCTTTTGtcctgcaaaaataaaataaaaatgatgaaTAGAATTTAATGTAGAATTCACTGCTTTAAACGCGCACTCTTTATCTGCCCACTTGTGACAAGGATATACTGTCCCTAGATATTTTCACGAAATGTAGTGATTTACAGTAGTGACTGAACTGAAATGGTGAAGTTTGTCGTTTTTATAGTGTCGTATTATAGTGCACAAAGTACAGGGTGCTATTTGTGACATCCGAAAGCCACCCCTAATCACGCTATAATtgtcaatatttattttttatttgtataacGTGACAAAAGTCTCTAAATCAACAAATAGATGAATACCTTCTAGTCTGGTTGGGAAGCAGGCATTCCATTCGTGCCTCGTTATACCAGGATGACCATCAAAGTCGCACGCATCCATGAAGCCCACCATACACGGCTCTCTCAGATCAATCATCGACTTCACCTCGTGTTCATCGAGCTGATCGTTGCGGTTAGCGTCTTGGTTGTCAAACTCCCACTTAAAATAGGAACAAAATCAAAGTTTATTATTTAACACGTCACATTTGTGcgtgcgtctgtcctctaatacTCCACAGAATTTGTGTAATTGCTTATGGTACGAGTTTTCTAGGGAACATGCTTCCACGCCCATGTAGGATATGATGTAAGATATGGTATCGTATCCATATTACTTTTGATTAGagctacaatacaatacaacaaccCAGTCTCCCGAGCTCACGGTACAAACGCTCGACAACACTACTGAAACACTCACATTACACATTACACATTACACATTACATAATAATTCTAATTATGGGTGAAAAAAAGGGAGGATTTACATACAGTTGCTGCATTGGCAgccatgtggaatgatgtcggGTAGGTTCTTGCGGAAGTCAGAGACGGTATTAGCAGTTTTAGCAGAGTGGGGTAGTTGGTATAAAAAATGTGATATTAGGTAGTTAAAAGAGTTATGCATGTACAACGATTGATAGGATGGTTGTGTAAGATTATGAACAGAATAGCGCAAATTGTACTGAGAAGACCGGGTTACAAAGAAGTTGGAAATATACGTAGCCTGTTTCACCCtatatgatttaaaaaataatagaagagCCTGAACTTGCCGCCTATGCTCAAGAGTACGCATATTGGATATAGATAAGCAATTTTCATAGGATGACGATCTATCAAGATTAAAAAGTGTCCTTAAATTATAATAGTTAGACTTCTCTAACCTGTCCTTCTGTGTCTCCTTTTCCCACCTCCCTCCATCTCTCTCCTACCATAATGATCTGCTTCCTTCCCCTCTCCTATCATAATGATCTGCTTCCTCCCCCTCTCCTACCATAATGATCTGCTTCCTTCCCCTCTCCTACCATAATGATCTGCTTCCTCCCTCTCCTACCATAATGATCTGCTTCCTCCCCCTCTCCTACCATAATGATCTGTCTTTCTCCCCCTCTCCTACCATAATGATCCGCTTGATCTCCTCATCCAATATGCCTTCCAAGGCTACTCGGCTATCCATCACTGCATGTTTGCTTTCTTTGTACGCTACCAAAAGCCACTCTAAATAACGAGAGTGGAAATCCAACAGCCTCTCTACAGGACACTGACGCCCAATGATATTGCTTCCTACAAGAAATGCCAGAAATGAGCTGCTTATGTATAAAATTGagtaacaacaaaaaactttAGCCGTGAATTAAAGCTTTTTTCAAGCTCTGTTAGACCGATAAAACTTTAACGAACATTCCCTGACAAAATAGAAATATTTTACATTTTCGAACTTCTAAAAATGctgaaaattttaaattttaatagGATTATAGCGTCATTAGCTGCTTTCCTcaattttttctatatttatcTCCTATCTGAGATGTCTTATCCCACCAATCTGAAAAGCC
The sequence above is a segment of the Nematostella vectensis chromosome 2, jaNemVect1.1, whole genome shotgun sequence genome. Coding sequences within it:
- the LOC5521274 gene encoding testican-3; protein product: MELQIKGCLLFLVAFIFVVNAEYQEYSNDLCHQSICPRGRECIIGEDGNSTSCECSAVCSSEHAPVCSVFYTDHASECEMHKQACDFGFFTAVKHKGKCTKKGSNIIGRQCPVERLLDFHSRYLEWLLVAYKESKHAVMDSRVALEGILDEEIKRIIMWEFDNQDANRNDQLDEHEVKSMIDLREPCMVGFMDACDFDGHPGITRHEWNACFPTRLEGQKEGMVV